The window CAAATACACATATTAAATAATTCGTGCTTCCATCATAATAGTACCCAAACTTACTAACATCGCTTGAACCTGAAGCCGGAACTTCATAAATACCCGACCAGAAATTAGGCAGCTTTTGCCCTTCAGCAATCGTAACTTGATGGTTATCCAGAAGCTGGCTAAAAGCCGTAAACCAATACCCGAATGCTTTTGTACTTGTAATCTGAAGCTCCTTGGGCTCGGATGATTTACCTACCATAATATCATCACCATTTCGCTTCATCAGCGAGAAACCATCGACACCTGCTTGCCTGGCAAGCTCAATTAATTGTTCATTCGTAACTTTATCAATATCCGGATTTAGCTGACTCTTGGCGAAAAGCGCGACGGAATGAAGATTCTCACCAATCAAATCTTCTACAAAGAATGAACCTTCCTCTGATTGCTCAATGGATGTGCGAATTTGACTCGCAGTCGATTCCATACGTTCAGATAACGCTTGCGTTAAGAGAGATTTCGTGAACCAATAATAAGAGGTGTTATTCGTTACAAGCAATAAAATAACAATAGCAAAAGTGACATAAATGACTTTGGTGTTGATTCTCATGAAGTTTCACACTTTCATTTTTAATGTAAACTCAATATTACAACATAGACGTAAAATAAGGTTCGTTATTTTTCGACACAAACCGAGGAAATACCCCTCTTTCAGTAGTATAGTTGGATACGAATGCATTGTCTATCTATTAATATACATGCATCAAACCGTTTGGTAATATAGGGAAGAAATCAATAGATTTAAGATCGTGGGGGTCGCAATATATGACAAAAACAGCATTAATTACTGGAGCTTCTTCTGGAATTGGCGAGGTTTTCGCTAGACAATTTGCCGAGAAAGGGAACCATCTCATTCTAGTCGCACGCTCCAAAAACAAATTGGATCAACTAGCTTTAGAGCTTTCCACTACTTATGCTATTAAAGTCCATGTTATTGTTATCGATTTGAGCGTAGAGAATGCAGCATCCGAGGTCTTTAAGCAAACGGAACAGCTAGGAAAGCACGTCGATATTTTGGTCAACAATGCCGGATTTGGCTTGAGCGGCGAGTTTTTAAATCACTCCCCCGACAACTACCGGCAGCAGATAATGCTGAATATAACTTCGGTCGTGGAAATGACTCATTATTATTTACCGAAAATGGTTGCAAAAGGCGATGGGACCATCATTAATCTGGCATCCTTGTTATCCTTCTTCCCTTTTCCTTATTGTTCTGTTTATAGTGCGACGAAAGCTTTCGTTCTATCTTTCACTGAGTCACTATGGGAAGAATATCGCCATAAAGGAATTAAATTGTTGGCTCTGTGCCCTGGACCGACGGATACCAAATTTTTCGATACAGCCAAAGATGTTGAAACCAACAATAAACGGACACCGGAACAGGTCGTAGCTACGGCTATGAAGGCTCTGGGACGTAATAAAACCTACGTCATTGACGGCAGCGTAAATAAGTTCAATGCTTTTCTGGGACGCGTCCTCCCCAGGAAGACCATTGTCAAATTGTTCGGATCTGCCATCCGAAAATCGATGACAGCCAAGTAATACATGCAGTCCATTCTCCATTTGGAATTGGGCTGCATTTTTTCTTGATTAGAGCTTGATTTTCACGAGAACGAATGTTTGCTATAATGAATTCAACCAATAACAATTCCGGAACTTAACTATTTTGCAAAAGGAAGGATCTAGGTCATGAGCTTTCAGCTGACAGATGGGGTCATTAGGTTGTTGTGCGGCCGGTTTTCTTATGAAAAAGGAGAAGCCTACTACCATGAAAGACAAGTGTCTTTCCTAATTGAAGATCCTGAAACACCGCTCTATGAAGCCACGGTCGAAGGATATAACGGCACCTTCCTAGTGACCGTTGAAGAAGATACAAACGGGGAGGTTATTGCCCATTGCACCTGTCCTGCGTATGATCCGGACGATAAATATTGCGAACATATTGCTGCCGTGCTGCTGAACATTCATGCTATTC is drawn from Paenibacillus sp. V4I7 and contains these coding sequences:
- a CDS encoding SDR family oxidoreductase, encoding MTKTALITGASSGIGEVFARQFAEKGNHLILVARSKNKLDQLALELSTTYAIKVHVIVIDLSVENAASEVFKQTEQLGKHVDILVNNAGFGLSGEFLNHSPDNYRQQIMLNITSVVEMTHYYLPKMVAKGDGTIINLASLLSFFPFPYCSVYSATKAFVLSFTESLWEEYRHKGIKLLALCPGPTDTKFFDTAKDVETNNKRTPEQVVATAMKALGRNKTYVIDGSVNKFNAFLGRVLPRKTIVKLFGSAIRKSMTAK